A single window of Pseudarthrobacter psychrotolerans DNA harbors:
- a CDS encoding class I SAM-dependent methyltransferase: MVQKAERVSAPRSGSGKPVGNVTRGTTNPNRMRRVDRWLTGPQAWRLRAAEDPLVVDLGYGATPATAVELFERLRAVRPDVRVCGIEIEPERVRVAKALERPGLSFQVGGFELPLSGRPVLVRAFNVLRQYEEADVAGIWRLVQGRLAPNGLFIDGTCDEIGRRVTWVALDAERPLSLSMSVRFGSFDLPSEIAERLPKALIHRNVPGEPVHRLMQAMDRAWLESAPLASFGNRQRWYAMCRSLLDGGWPVQDGPSRWRLGELTVAWEAVGRPSRGGRWLGPRRQGSLSELAS, encoded by the coding sequence GTGGTCCAAAAAGCAGAACGGGTGAGCGCTCCCCGGAGCGGGAGCGGCAAGCCGGTCGGAAACGTCACCCGGGGCACCACCAACCCCAACCGGATGCGCCGCGTGGACCGCTGGCTGACCGGCCCCCAGGCCTGGCGCCTGCGCGCTGCCGAAGACCCCCTCGTCGTTGACCTGGGCTACGGCGCAACGCCGGCAACCGCCGTCGAACTTTTTGAACGCCTCCGCGCCGTCCGGCCGGACGTGCGGGTGTGTGGAATCGAAATCGAGCCGGAGCGCGTACGGGTGGCCAAGGCGCTGGAGAGGCCTGGACTGAGCTTCCAGGTGGGCGGTTTCGAGCTGCCGCTGTCCGGGCGCCCGGTGCTGGTCCGTGCCTTCAACGTCCTGCGGCAGTACGAAGAGGCTGACGTGGCGGGGATCTGGCGGCTGGTCCAGGGCCGGCTCGCCCCCAACGGGCTCTTTATCGACGGGACGTGCGATGAGATCGGGCGGCGGGTGACATGGGTTGCCCTCGACGCCGAGCGGCCGTTGTCACTGAGCATGTCCGTGCGGTTCGGCAGCTTTGACCTGCCGTCGGAAATTGCCGAGCGGCTGCCGAAGGCTCTGATCCACCGCAACGTTCCGGGCGAGCCGGTCCACCGGCTGATGCAGGCCATGGACCGGGCCTGGCTGGAGTCGGCGCCGCTGGCCTCGTTCGGCAACAGGCAGCGCTGGTACGCCATGTGCAGGTCACTGCTCGACGGCGGGTGGCCGGTTCAGGACGGGCCGTCGCGGTGGCGCCTGGGCGAACTGACGGTGGCCTGGGAAGCAGTGGGCCGTCCGTCTAGAGGGGGCCGGTGGTTGGGCCCACGCCGGCAGGGTTCCCTGAGCGAGCTTGCGAGCTGA
- a CDS encoding ATP-binding protein, whose protein sequence is MLIGVIAGLLGLSLGTFGVLAFRISEKQRKLVDVDLDEPALPAGAAEVLAVVGRAFVVVDAVDGVVRASPAAYAYGLVRGHTVVHKELLDMTAGVRRDGVILEKRLELPRGPLGQGTIIVQVRAAMLGEEYIVLLADDRTEITRTEEIRNDFVANVSHELKTPVGAISLLAEALESSADDEQAVRRFAKRMHKESGRLAALVQDIIELSRLQGASVSQEGKAVDINAVITEAVDRSQLPAESKNIRIVVGDRVEATVFGDRDLLVTALRNLIDNAIRYSPENTRVGVGVRSKDGLIAVSVTDQGEGLTPEDQERVFERFYRVDAARSRHTGGTGLGLSIVKHVASNHGGEVTLWSRPGQGSTFTLRLPEMENQDEPDTAGVKQRAVPERVKERGVHEQGASA, encoded by the coding sequence ATGCTCATCGGTGTCATCGCCGGCCTTCTCGGCCTGTCGCTCGGCACCTTCGGCGTGCTCGCTTTCAGGATCAGTGAAAAGCAGCGCAAGCTTGTTGACGTCGACCTGGACGAACCCGCTTTGCCGGCCGGCGCCGCGGAAGTGCTGGCCGTCGTCGGACGGGCTTTTGTGGTGGTGGACGCGGTGGACGGTGTGGTGCGCGCCAGCCCCGCAGCCTATGCGTACGGCCTGGTACGCGGCCATACGGTGGTCCACAAGGAACTGCTGGACATGACGGCAGGCGTGCGCCGCGACGGCGTGATCCTGGAAAAACGGCTGGAACTGCCGCGCGGTCCGCTGGGCCAGGGAACTATCATCGTGCAGGTCCGGGCAGCCATGCTCGGCGAGGAATATATCGTGCTGCTGGCTGACGATCGCACCGAAATCACCCGCACCGAAGAGATCCGAAACGACTTCGTGGCCAACGTCTCCCACGAGCTGAAGACCCCCGTGGGCGCAATTTCCCTCCTGGCCGAGGCGCTGGAGTCCTCAGCGGACGACGAACAAGCGGTCCGCCGGTTCGCCAAGCGGATGCACAAGGAATCAGGCCGGCTGGCCGCCCTGGTCCAGGACATCATCGAACTTTCTCGCCTCCAGGGGGCCAGTGTCTCCCAGGAGGGTAAGGCCGTGGACATCAACGCGGTCATCACTGAAGCAGTGGACCGGTCCCAGCTTCCCGCTGAAAGCAAGAACATCCGGATCGTGGTGGGTGACCGGGTTGAAGCCACAGTCTTTGGTGACCGGGACCTGCTGGTGACAGCACTGCGTAACCTGATCGACAACGCCATCCGTTACTCCCCGGAAAACACCAGGGTGGGCGTGGGCGTCCGGTCCAAGGACGGGCTGATCGCGGTGTCGGTCACGGACCAGGGCGAGGGGCTGACCCCGGAGGACCAGGAGCGTGTCTTTGAGCGCTTCTACAGGGTGGATGCGGCGCGTTCGCGCCACACCGGCGGAACCGGCCTGGGCCTGAGCATCGTCAAACACGTTGCATCCAACCACGGCGGCGAAGTGACATTGTGGTCACGGCCCGGCCAGGGTTCCACCTTCACCCTGCGGCTGCCTGAGATGGAAAACCAGGACGAACCGGATACTGCAGGTGTCAAACAACGAGCCGTACCCGAGCGTGTCAAAGAACGCGGCGTACATGAGCAAGGAGCCAGCGCTTGA
- the ispF gene encoding 2-C-methyl-D-erythritol 2,4-cyclodiphosphate synthase, protein MSEARMILPRTGIGLDVHAYASDDLPRPLWLGGLFWEGERGLAGHSDGDPVAHAAADALFSAAGVGDLGTHFGTDRPEFAGASGITLLAEAAKIVRAAGFEIGNVAVQFVATRPKFGPRREESQRVLSEAAGAPVSVTATTSDGLGFTGRGEGISAVATALVYPR, encoded by the coding sequence ATGAGTGAGGCAAGGATGATCCTGCCGCGTACCGGTATCGGCCTGGATGTCCATGCCTACGCCTCCGATGACCTCCCCCGGCCTCTTTGGCTGGGCGGGCTGTTCTGGGAGGGCGAGCGTGGACTGGCCGGGCATTCGGACGGGGACCCGGTGGCCCATGCCGCCGCTGACGCCCTGTTCTCGGCCGCCGGCGTCGGGGACCTCGGCACGCACTTCGGCACCGACCGCCCGGAGTTCGCCGGCGCCTCCGGCATCACGCTCCTGGCCGAGGCGGCGAAGATTGTCCGTGCTGCCGGCTTTGAGATCGGCAACGTCGCGGTTCAGTTCGTGGCTACCCGGCCCAAATTCGGCCCGCGGCGGGAAGAATCCCAACGTGTGCTGAGCGAAGCGGCCGGGGCTCCGGTCAGTGTCACCGCAACCACCAGCGACGGATTGGGATTCACCGGCAGGGGCGAGGGCATTTCCGCCGTCGCCACCGCTTTGGTCTATCCGCGCTGA
- a CDS encoding DNA polymerase III subunit delta', with protein MTVWEDLQGQAAVVEQLRQASRGEGLTHAWLFTGPPGSGRSNAAKAFAAALNCDQDDVARRGCGECPACLTILGETHSDVTYVRTEKVTITIDEARDLVSKAGNRPSSGRWRIIVVEDADRMAERTTNVLLKAIEEPTPRTIWMLCAPSPADVLVTIRSRCRAVALRLPPAADVAALLVKRDGVDPVLAERAARAAQSHVGIARRLARDPEARERRLETVRFPLGLRGVTAAVMMADKLVKIATAEANSSNEERDAAEKAALLATLGAPESGTLPPSMRSQVRQLEEDQKRRAKRSITDSLDRTLTDLLSFYRDVLIIQLGNAVELVNVELRGELEEFAARSAPETTLARMDAINKARQRITTTNVAPLLTIESMAASLI; from the coding sequence ATGACTGTCTGGGAGGACCTTCAGGGCCAGGCCGCCGTCGTCGAACAGCTCCGCCAGGCCTCGCGGGGCGAGGGACTGACCCATGCCTGGCTGTTCACGGGCCCGCCCGGCTCCGGGCGTTCCAACGCCGCGAAGGCCTTCGCGGCTGCCCTCAACTGCGACCAGGACGACGTCGCCAGGCGCGGCTGCGGCGAGTGTCCCGCCTGCCTGACGATCCTCGGCGAGACCCATTCGGACGTGACATACGTCCGGACCGAAAAAGTCACCATCACCATCGATGAAGCCCGCGACCTGGTGTCCAAGGCGGGCAACCGGCCGTCGTCCGGGCGCTGGCGAATCATTGTGGTGGAAGACGCCGACCGCATGGCCGAGCGGACCACCAATGTGCTGCTGAAGGCCATCGAAGAACCAACGCCGCGGACTATCTGGATGCTTTGTGCTCCGTCGCCCGCAGACGTCCTGGTGACCATCCGGTCGCGCTGCCGGGCCGTGGCCCTGCGGCTGCCGCCGGCCGCCGACGTCGCCGCTTTGCTGGTCAAGCGCGACGGGGTGGACCCGGTGCTCGCCGAACGCGCGGCCCGCGCGGCGCAAAGCCATGTGGGGATCGCCCGCCGGCTGGCGCGGGACCCTGAGGCGAGGGAACGCCGGCTGGAAACCGTGAGGTTCCCGCTGGGTCTGCGCGGCGTGACCGCGGCGGTAATGATGGCGGACAAGCTGGTCAAGATCGCCACCGCGGAAGCCAACAGTTCCAATGAAGAGCGCGACGCCGCCGAGAAGGCTGCGCTGCTGGCCACTCTGGGTGCCCCGGAGTCAGGGACGCTCCCGCCATCCATGCGCAGCCAAGTCAGGCAGCTTGAAGAGGACCAAAAACGACGGGCCAAGCGATCCATCACTGACTCCCTGGACCGGACACTGACAGACCTCCTCTCGTTCTACCGGGATGTGCTGATCATCCAGCTCGGGAACGCCGTGGAGCTGGTGAACGTTGAACTCAGGGGTGAGCTGGAGGAATTCGCCGCCCGGTCTGCTCCGGAGACCACCCTCGCCCGCATGGACGCCATCAACAAAGCCCGCCAACGTATTACCACCACTAACGTTGCTCCGCTATTGACCATTGAGTCGATGGCAGCCAGCCTGATCTAG
- the tmk gene encoding dTMP kinase codes for MTTNSPGLFIAFEGGDGAGKSTQAARLAETLETRGLTVLRTREPGGTPIGEKLRSLVLDHGHGHIDAHTEALIFAASRAAHASQVIRPALARGEVVLTDRYIDSSVAYQGAGRDLGADAVRTLNEWATSGLQPDLTVLLDVHPADGRRRRTAGDAAEDRLESEADEFHSTIRGAFLDLAAGRPETYLVLPADLPVNELAARILTRVYAVLASAGRGAA; via the coding sequence GTGACCACCAACAGCCCCGGACTTTTCATCGCCTTCGAGGGCGGCGACGGCGCCGGCAAGTCCACCCAGGCTGCCCGGCTTGCCGAGACCCTGGAAACACGCGGCCTGACGGTCCTGCGGACGCGCGAACCCGGCGGGACGCCCATTGGCGAAAAACTGCGTTCCCTGGTCCTGGACCACGGCCATGGCCACATCGATGCCCACACCGAGGCCCTCATCTTCGCCGCCTCCCGCGCAGCCCATGCCAGCCAGGTCATCCGCCCGGCGCTGGCACGCGGCGAGGTTGTCCTGACGGACCGCTATATTGATTCGTCCGTGGCGTACCAGGGGGCCGGCCGGGATCTGGGTGCCGATGCCGTGCGTACCCTCAACGAATGGGCGACGTCGGGGCTGCAGCCCGATCTCACGGTGCTGTTGGACGTGCATCCCGCTGACGGCCGCCGCCGCCGCACAGCCGGCGACGCCGCCGAAGACCGCCTTGAGTCAGAGGCCGATGAGTTCCATTCAACAATCCGCGGGGCGTTCCTCGACCTGGCCGCCGGCCGGCCGGAGACGTATCTGGTCCTGCCGGCTGACCTGCCCGTCAACGAATTGGCCGCGCGGATCCTCACCCGGGTGTATGCCGTGCTCGCGTCTGCAGGCCGGGGCGCCGCATGA
- the ispD gene encoding 2-C-methyl-D-erythritol 4-phosphate cytidylyltransferase: protein MNKGLPRPVTAVVIVAAGSGERLGYGMPKARVPLGSDTILTHALRGVAAAGVARQICIALPPGDTVLQELCAAFAEELRAGHGDNPENPVPLLTTVDGGATRAASVRSALAALLDGTEAVLVHDAARALTPEYVFHRVVDSLAAGAAAVIPAIPVVDTVKMVTPTTGDDSSIAPELVTGTAPREELRSVQTPQGFRLATLLQAHQAAAGFDEKQAAAVTDDAMLVELLGVPVHVVHGATQSLKITTPLDLIIAEGLLEGPLGIRWVEG from the coding sequence ATGAACAAAGGACTTCCCCGCCCCGTCACCGCCGTCGTCATTGTGGCTGCCGGTTCCGGCGAACGGCTGGGTTACGGCATGCCCAAGGCGCGCGTTCCACTGGGGAGTGACACCATCCTCACCCATGCCCTCCGGGGCGTCGCGGCCGCGGGCGTCGCACGCCAGATCTGTATTGCCCTGCCGCCCGGCGATACCGTCCTGCAGGAATTGTGCGCGGCCTTCGCCGAGGAACTCCGGGCGGGGCACGGCGACAACCCGGAGAACCCGGTTCCCCTGCTGACAACGGTCGACGGCGGTGCCACCCGTGCGGCGTCCGTCCGCTCTGCGCTGGCCGCCTTGCTCGACGGCACCGAAGCTGTGCTGGTCCACGACGCCGCCAGGGCGCTGACGCCCGAGTACGTCTTTCACCGCGTGGTTGATTCGCTGGCCGCCGGCGCCGCTGCCGTGATTCCGGCAATACCGGTGGTGGATACGGTGAAGATGGTTACCCCCACGACCGGTGATGACAGCAGTATCGCCCCGGAACTCGTGACCGGTACCGCCCCGCGGGAAGAACTCCGTTCGGTCCAGACGCCCCAGGGGTTCCGCCTGGCCACACTGCTCCAGGCCCATCAGGCGGCGGCGGGTTTTGACGAGAAGCAGGCTGCGGCGGTCACCGACGACGCCATGCTGGTGGAGTTGCTGGGAGTTCCCGTGCACGTAGTGCACGGCGCCACCCAGTCATTGAAAATCACCACTCCGCTGGACCTGATCATTGCCGAAGGGCTGCTGGAAGGCCCGTTGGGCATACGCTGGGTGGAAGGCTGA
- a CDS encoding phosphoglyceromutase, whose amino-acid sequence MTYKLILLRHGHSEWNAKNLFTGWVDVDLNDQGREEAARGGELLVENNLLPDVLYTSLLKRAINTANISLDKADRGWIPVKRDWRLNERHYGALQGKDKAQTLAEYGEEQFMEWRRSYDTPPPPLSDDSEFSQAHDPRYADLGDALPRTECLKDVLVRLLPYWESDIKEDLKAGKTVLVTAHGNSLRALVKHLDGISDDAIASLNIPTGIPLVYDLDEDFQPVKPGGTYLDPDAAAEAILAVANQGKK is encoded by the coding sequence ATGACTTACAAGCTTATTCTGCTGCGCCACGGCCACAGCGAATGGAACGCCAAGAACCTGTTCACCGGCTGGGTGGACGTTGACCTCAACGACCAGGGCCGCGAGGAAGCAGCACGCGGCGGCGAGCTTCTGGTTGAGAACAATCTTCTCCCGGATGTCCTCTACACGTCGCTCCTGAAGCGGGCCATCAACACGGCCAACATCTCCCTGGATAAGGCCGACCGCGGCTGGATCCCCGTCAAGCGGGACTGGCGCCTGAACGAACGCCACTACGGCGCCCTGCAGGGCAAGGACAAGGCGCAGACCCTGGCCGAATACGGCGAAGAGCAGTTCATGGAATGGCGCCGGTCCTACGACACCCCGCCGCCGCCCCTGTCCGACGACTCAGAGTTCTCCCAGGCCCACGACCCCCGTTACGCGGACCTCGGCGATGCGCTGCCCCGCACCGAGTGCCTCAAGGATGTCCTGGTCCGCCTGCTTCCTTACTGGGAATCGGACATCAAGGAAGACCTCAAGGCAGGCAAGACCGTCCTGGTCACCGCCCACGGCAACTCGCTGCGCGCCCTGGTCAAGCACCTGGACGGCATCAGCGACGACGCCATCGCCAGCCTGAACATCCCCACGGGCATCCCGCTGGTCTATGACCTGGACGAGGACTTCCAGCCGGTCAAGCCGGGCGGCACATACCTGGATCCGGACGCCGCTGCGGAAGCCATCCTGGCAGTGGCCAACCAGGGCAAGAAGTAG
- a CDS encoding DUF2516 family protein, giving the protein MDGELIIRPVELAVFFILALVAFGLEVWAVLDCVRHKSAAFEATGKRTKTFWLALTGGATLVGAISLFSSGGIFGTLGLFGLAAVVSASVYLADVRPAVKDAGRGGSRNTGQYGGW; this is encoded by the coding sequence GTGGACGGTGAACTGATAATTCGGCCTGTAGAGCTGGCAGTGTTTTTTATCCTTGCCCTGGTGGCATTCGGACTTGAAGTGTGGGCTGTGCTGGACTGCGTCAGGCACAAGTCCGCCGCCTTTGAAGCGACCGGCAAACGAACCAAGACCTTCTGGCTGGCACTGACCGGCGGCGCCACCCTTGTCGGCGCCATCTCGCTCTTCAGCAGCGGCGGAATCTTCGGCACGCTTGGCCTCTTTGGGCTCGCAGCCGTGGTTTCAGCCTCGGTGTACCTCGCCGACGTCCGGCCAGCGGTCAAGGACGCAGGCCGCGGCGGCAGCCGCAACACGGGGCAATACGGCGGCTGGTAA
- the phoU gene encoding phosphate signaling complex protein PhoU, translated as MRKVFQEELTQVGEQLVEISKLVSEAMGKAATSFQVADVDLAEDVIAADARIDFLQTSLDERAIDILALQGPVASDLRMIVGSLRMSASLERMGDLARHIAQLARLRFPSTVIPASMTETFNKMAEQDQLIADKLVVLLESRDLEVARDILKANSTIDDLHLSVFKAIAAPDWAESPATTVDVALASRYFERFADHGVSVARKVTYLVTGEWQPQGI; from the coding sequence GTGCGTAAGGTTTTTCAGGAAGAGCTGACCCAGGTGGGTGAGCAGCTGGTGGAGATTTCGAAGCTGGTCAGCGAGGCAATGGGGAAGGCCGCTACGTCCTTCCAGGTTGCCGACGTTGATCTGGCTGAGGACGTCATTGCCGCGGACGCCCGCATCGACTTTTTGCAGACCAGCCTCGATGAGCGCGCCATCGATATCCTTGCCCTGCAGGGGCCGGTGGCCAGCGACCTGCGGATGATTGTGGGCTCCTTGCGCATGAGCGCTTCCCTGGAGCGGATGGGTGACCTGGCCCGCCACATCGCCCAGCTGGCGAGGCTGCGCTTCCCGTCCACGGTGATTCCTGCGTCCATGACGGAAACGTTTAACAAGATGGCCGAGCAGGACCAACTGATCGCGGACAAGCTCGTCGTGCTGCTGGAATCCCGGGACCTCGAAGTGGCCCGCGACATCCTCAAGGCCAACAGCACCATCGACGATCTTCACCTGAGTGTCTTCAAGGCGATCGCCGCCCCGGACTGGGCCGAGTCCCCCGCCACCACCGTGGATGTGGCCCTGGCGAGCCGCTACTTCGAACGGTTCGCGGACCACGGCGTGTCAGTGGCCCGCAAGGTCACGTACCTCGTCACCGGCGAATGGCAGCCGCAGGGCATCTAA
- a CDS encoding response regulator transcription factor, with amino-acid sequence MSRILIVEDEESFSDPLSYLLGKEGFEVEVVDNGLDAITEFDRNGADLVLLDLQLPGLSGTEVCRQLRQRSSVPVIMLTAKDSEIDKVVGLELGADDYVTKPYSSRELVARVRAVLRRQGEPEELISATVQAGPVRMDIERHVVSVGGEQVLLPLKEFELLEMLLRNSGRVLTRGQLIDRVWGSDYVGDTKTLDVHVKRLRGKIEPDPSVPRYLVTVRGLGYKFEP; translated from the coding sequence TTGAGCAGGATTTTGATTGTCGAAGACGAAGAATCTTTCAGTGACCCGTTGTCCTATTTGCTGGGCAAGGAGGGGTTCGAGGTTGAAGTTGTGGACAACGGCCTGGACGCCATCACCGAATTCGACCGGAACGGGGCGGACCTGGTGCTGCTGGATCTGCAGCTCCCGGGCCTGTCAGGTACTGAGGTCTGCCGCCAGCTGAGGCAGCGCTCCAGTGTCCCGGTGATCATGCTGACGGCCAAGGACTCCGAGATAGACAAGGTGGTGGGCCTGGAGCTGGGTGCGGACGACTACGTCACCAAGCCTTACTCCTCCCGCGAACTGGTGGCCCGCGTCCGGGCCGTGCTCCGCCGGCAGGGCGAACCCGAGGAACTGATCTCGGCCACAGTCCAGGCGGGTCCTGTCCGGATGGACATCGAACGGCATGTGGTCAGCGTGGGCGGCGAGCAGGTCCTCCTGCCGCTGAAGGAATTCGAGCTGCTGGAAATGCTGCTGCGCAACTCCGGCCGCGTGCTGACCCGCGGCCAGCTGATCGACCGCGTCTGGGGTTCGGACTATGTGGGGGATACCAAGACCCTGGACGTCCACGTCAAGCGCCTGCGCGGCAAGATCGAACCGGACCCCTCCGTGCCCCGCTACCTGGTAACCGTCCGCGGCCTGGGCTACAAGTTCGAGCCGTAG
- a CDS encoding aminotransferase class I/II-fold pyridoxal phosphate-dependent enzyme — translation MSLSEQYAASLSAETLVVAAGRPPRERDEPVNPPIVLSSTYFGTGALGDGDRGYGRYSNPTWDPFEEALGQLEGSDLPGLLYASGLAAVSSALSLLPAGGVLVMPSHSYAGSLVMATELAQKGFLELRTVDIADTDAVKAQLAPQGPDAKAARMLWLESPTNPMLGIADIRELTAAAHHVGAIVVTDNTFSTPLVQQPLSLGSDVVLHSVTKYLAGHSDVVLGALVTSNPDIRAALLHHRIIHGGIAGPFEAWLALRGLRTLALRVERSQASAAVLADRLSTHPLIESIRFPGLPTDPGHERAKTQMRGFGSIVCIQIAPVTGLSGADAADKLVRGLQLWLPATSLGGVESLIERRRRHTAEPLSVPDNLVRLSVGIENIEDLWADLKQALDSLGR, via the coding sequence ATGAGTCTCTCGGAACAGTACGCAGCATCCCTGTCGGCCGAAACCTTGGTGGTTGCCGCTGGCCGGCCGCCGCGTGAGCGGGACGAGCCCGTCAACCCGCCCATCGTGCTGTCCTCGACGTACTTCGGCACAGGAGCGCTGGGCGACGGGGACCGGGGCTACGGCCGTTATTCCAACCCCACCTGGGATCCCTTTGAGGAGGCCCTGGGCCAGCTTGAAGGATCCGACCTGCCCGGTCTGCTTTACGCGTCCGGACTCGCAGCCGTCAGTTCCGCGTTGTCCCTGCTGCCCGCCGGTGGCGTCCTGGTGATGCCGTCGCACAGCTATGCGGGCTCGCTGGTGATGGCCACGGAGCTGGCGCAGAAGGGCTTCCTGGAACTGCGGACGGTGGATATCGCGGACACAGACGCGGTCAAAGCACAGCTGGCCCCGCAGGGCCCGGACGCCAAGGCGGCCAGGATGCTGTGGCTTGAGAGCCCCACCAACCCCATGCTGGGCATCGCCGATATCCGCGAACTCACCGCGGCCGCCCATCACGTGGGCGCCATTGTGGTGACGGACAATACGTTCTCCACGCCATTGGTCCAGCAGCCGCTGAGCCTGGGTTCCGACGTCGTCCTTCACTCAGTGACCAAATACCTGGCCGGACATTCCGACGTCGTCCTCGGCGCCTTGGTGACGTCCAACCCGGACATCCGGGCAGCGCTGCTGCACCACCGGATCATTCACGGCGGCATTGCCGGGCCGTTCGAGGCATGGCTGGCGCTGCGCGGGCTCCGGACCCTTGCGCTGCGGGTGGAACGGTCGCAGGCATCCGCCGCGGTACTGGCCGACCGTCTGAGCACGCACCCCCTGATCGAAAGCATCCGCTTCCCGGGCCTTCCCACGGACCCAGGCCATGAACGGGCAAAGACCCAGATGAGGGGTTTCGGTTCGATTGTCTGCATCCAGATCGCGCCGGTAACCGGCCTGAGCGGGGCGGACGCCGCGGACAAACTGGTCCGCGGGCTGCAGCTCTGGCTCCCGGCGACGTCCCTGGGCGGGGTGGAATCGCTGATCGAACGGCGCCGCCGCCACACCGCTGAGCCGCTGAGCGTCCCGGACAACCTCGTGCGCCTGAGCGTCGGCATCGAGAATATTGAGGACCTCTGGGCCGATTTGAAGCAGGCGCTGGACTCGCTGGGCCGTTAG
- a CDS encoding aminotransferase class V-fold PLP-dependent enzyme: protein MQAADIRRLFPGLQNTVYLNTANMSVGCAPAREAYARAVERWSEGRFDWTVAERAGEDARAMFAEIVGATAGEIAIVPAVSTAAGIVAANLPSAKHGENVVVAENEFASNYYPWLLLRERGYEVRTVAPRGDGVSAEEFSRAADGGTRLIAVSAVNSANGYRANLKAIGRVATNSGAWFFVDACQAAGAVPLDVVRDGVDFLAAASHKFLLGSRGMGYLYVRRDLLDRLQAVGPGWKAARKPAESFYGPAMDLSPTASKLDSSLAWFPAMADQAALNIFRRYGTSELLERNSQLVLRLRNALTVQGLSFQPVADENRSTIVSVQVADTEAVLARFRQANVLASVRAGRIRLAVHFYNLEEELDRVAGLIGGS from the coding sequence ATGCAAGCTGCTGATATTCGCCGGCTATTCCCCGGGCTCCAAAACACCGTCTATCTCAACACTGCCAACATGAGCGTCGGCTGCGCCCCGGCCCGAGAAGCCTACGCGCGGGCGGTTGAACGCTGGTCTGAGGGCCGGTTTGACTGGACCGTCGCGGAACGGGCGGGGGAGGACGCCCGCGCCATGTTCGCCGAGATAGTCGGCGCTACAGCCGGGGAGATCGCAATCGTTCCGGCGGTGAGTACAGCTGCCGGGATTGTGGCCGCCAATCTACCGTCTGCGAAGCATGGTGAGAACGTCGTGGTCGCCGAGAACGAGTTCGCGTCGAACTACTATCCCTGGCTCCTGCTTCGAGAGCGCGGCTACGAAGTGCGCACCGTGGCGCCAAGGGGAGACGGTGTGTCGGCCGAGGAGTTTAGCCGGGCGGCCGACGGCGGTACGCGCCTAATCGCAGTGAGCGCCGTTAATTCGGCCAACGGCTATCGAGCTAACCTGAAAGCCATCGGCCGAGTCGCTACAAACTCCGGGGCGTGGTTCTTCGTCGATGCCTGCCAAGCTGCCGGGGCCGTGCCGCTGGACGTCGTTCGCGACGGTGTCGATTTCCTGGCTGCGGCGAGCCACAAATTCCTGCTCGGCTCGAGGGGCATGGGCTACCTCTATGTCCGGCGGGATTTGCTGGATCGCCTCCAAGCCGTCGGGCCCGGGTGGAAGGCAGCCCGCAAGCCGGCAGAGAGCTTTTACGGACCAGCCATGGACCTGTCGCCCACTGCCTCGAAGCTCGATTCCTCGCTGGCGTGGTTTCCGGCGATGGCAGATCAGGCGGCACTAAACATTTTCCGCCGGTACGGAACCAGCGAGCTCCTAGAGCGCAACTCCCAATTGGTGCTGCGCCTGAGGAACGCGCTGACGGTGCAAGGCTTATCCTTCCAGCCCGTCGCCGACGAGAACCGCTCAACCATCGTCTCCGTCCAGGTCGCCGACACCGAAGCGGTCCTGGCGCGTTTCCGTCAGGCAAATGTGCTGGCCTCGGTCCGTGCCGGCAGGATTCGGCTGGCAGTGCATTTTTACAACCTGGAGGAAGAACTCGATCGCGTCGCCGGACTAATCGGGGGTTCGTGA
- a CDS encoding CarD family transcriptional regulator, with protein MVFEVGETVVYPHHGAAKIEEIKMRTVKGEEKMYLKLKVAQGDLTIEVPAENVDLVGVRDVVGKEGLEHVFDVLRAEFTEEPTNWSRRYKANLEKLASGDVIKVAEVVRDLWRRDHDRGLSAGEKRMLAKARQILISELALAEKTDEEKAASVLDEVLAS; from the coding sequence ATGGTATTTGAGGTCGGCGAGACAGTAGTTTACCCTCACCACGGTGCTGCAAAAATTGAAGAAATCAAGATGCGCACTGTCAAGGGCGAAGAGAAAATGTATCTCAAGCTCAAGGTGGCTCAGGGTGATCTGACCATTGAAGTTCCAGCAGAGAACGTTGACCTTGTTGGGGTTCGTGACGTAGTGGGCAAGGAAGGTCTGGAGCACGTATTCGATGTTCTCCGGGCCGAGTTCACTGAAGAACCCACCAACTGGTCGCGCAGATACAAGGCAAATCTGGAGAAGCTTGCTTCCGGTGACGTCATCAAGGTAGCAGAGGTTGTTCGCGACCTCTGGCGCCGTGATCACGATCGGGGCCTTTCCGCAGGTGAGAAGCGCATGCTGGCCAAGGCCCGTCAGATTCTGATTTCAGAACTTGCATTGGCTGAAAAGACTGATGAAGAGAAGGCTGCAAGCGTTCTCGACGAGGTCCTGGCTTCCTAA